The Oscillatoria sp. FACHB-1407 genomic interval AATCGGCAACCGTTCGGGAAATCCACGATCGCATCCTATCTGACCCTGATCGCGAACTGACACAAGCCTCAGTGACAACCGTCTTAAATCGTTTGGAACAGAAGGGTTGGGTTATTTGCCATAAACAAGAAAAAGCCTTCCAGTGGCGACCTCGAATTTCACAGGGCGAAGCCAAAGTGCTACAGGCTCATGCCCAACTCAACCAGTTTTTAGCTGTGAGCAATCCCGATGTGGTT includes:
- a CDS encoding BlaI/MecI/CopY family transcriptional regulator, whose product is MSPLPDYRPKQLSLGPLESEILEILWEFESATVREIHDRILSDPDRELTQASVTTVLNRLEQKGWVICHKQEKAFQWRPRISQGEAKVLQAHAQLNQFLAVSNPDVVAAFADSLDAASLDQLEAIAERIRAARQAREEQ